A DNA window from Paraclostridium bifermentans contains the following coding sequences:
- a CDS encoding DUF11 domain-containing protein produces the protein MSLTPRFTAIDKAVLVATGNSFVVCGSTTATGANTSDMIKPDGSTTRDWSEAGSTANLNILSNSTILYAELLWYSTVKSNVQGAQDLRSIQDNPINFITPKGSYQISPQYTDTNTGTSGTIDRYRAADVTSYIQNSLSGNYTVSNVPISIPDTGLSNSRAGWTLSVVYRNDSLPPQKVIYLSGISVAKPGSPLQTTISGFTTSADISKLKGSAFISCANGEPINGNDFSYAGPSFAELSNIGNSVDSPNPNPGTAPNNPGNNFFSGLINVVNPLNSNNGLLNISGTNGSNNHDGFVPTQKLGARNKWDITNVDITKTLIPNQTLLAGQVNSAETGDGVQLLAVGTQLNVNAPNMIVKLDAYDIDGDGEYNIQVGEPLVYALSIKNDGAVDANNVIISANLDSSTTFIPGSVTVNEVSYPSANISAGINLGTIPSKGVKNVLFTVRVASVPTGGLLHQNVNYNYQFISGMDNITNYATTNTIEVIVQDGLLSISKSSSKSTAVVGDNITYTVDIKNIGTEIAKDLFFQDKIDLNCSFVDGSVIIDGTEYTEYNPVNGIVLPNLPVGVSTKIVFQCKVNSLPASTKVYNNSCISFGYIFNQYGYLREKTIFSNTTSTTIQYVEVIGERCNNNNYPKVGDTVTYTLSLTNTGNINANNVQVLEPTIPGASFVNGSVKINGEIEPTLNPFNGFDLPDPIQPKETTEVEYKVLINELNPANLIENIAQVPFKYQISTESGVIQSEKDSNKVDTIANYTCMNIVESVDKDYATVNDILYYKVEITNNGNISSTNTVFLSSIQSETSFIAGSVSINGISYPAYNPNQGFTLGTICAGETVEVLYQVRVNSVPNPNIVYNQSDLVYSYQPDPNGSILTNTIYSNIVQTIINKAAYTVTKSVDKAYAQPGDYLVYTTVIQNTGNVNLTNIKFVDYLGVYLSFYEGSLYVNGINYPNYNPNTQFPIDNLHPGDTATIVFGATIVGNTPVGYIPNTSEVTLSYKETPYSPIVSKTVYSNTVKTYDPYAQIDIVKSVDKSYAGVGENLTYSFTVENNGSASANNVIFSDILQSEISFVLGSVYVNGVSKPNYNPQTGFNLGTINIGQVVNVEFKVKVDSLPNPNIIKNSATASYSYYIDPNQQPISKTSTSNTVTTVINSYSATLTKLVNKSYAVVGDVLDYEVVASNTGTIPLTNVTFKDLIPNGATFVDGSVFIDGISKPSANPNNGFTISDILPGGNVVVMFKATVSSVPNPPQINNSASINFKYQLSPTSPYIDGTLTSNTTTTNIRNINVSNTKSVDKTYATVGDKLTYTSVITNDSNINITDTIFTDLVPNNTTFVSGSVKIGSTAYPDYDPNVGFTLDTITPGSSVTVKFDVTVESVPNNGYVTNTSNINYSYKIDPNGSSIISNTTSNSVTTYIRLGNLTVTKAADRTVVRLNNIITYSFVIYNTGNTILKNLMFTDMIQEESVFNTGSVYVNGVNKPNYNPETGFGLDDIDIGHQTTVSFSVTTEQLPLDNKLLNKASVQYSYYVDPNGSPTTKSKDSNTTTVYVYDTIVSANKSVDKSIAKLGDTLNFSIDITNDGNVPAEFVEFIDSLDTHLKFVKDSVYVNGQQKIGYDPNNGFSLADIEPNTTTTVTFKATIDSRPLDNTIYNFATINYKYTVGTELVNATINTNTTMTFVAVGELTLTKSVNTNYATVGDNLSYSVIIKNTGSVNATNLTFTDLMPNATSFNNGTVVVDGTPKPTFNPVDGFALSDLTPNQYHVVSFSIHVDSLPQSGKVENTADVEFTYKLTPTDNPVTITSTSNKVTTFINLGLLNLTKSVDKMYATINDILTYTINIINQGNATCSNIIFKDLVQIDASFVSGSVYVNGENKPNYDPNAGFSLTDITGYGNATVSFKVKVNSIPPGDYTLYNTATTNYSYKIDPDKTPVSKQSTSNTVSTVINVGSLTATKSTSKSYATIGDVLTYTVNILNNGNVLAKNVNFRDVIPTGLTFVTDSVTINGVSKPGFNPYSSFTLGDIISGDTVVVKFDATVSSLPTPSLISNMANLTFAYKIDPNGSDVYGQTNSNKADTQINLGSLNLTKTVNKNYATTGDTIIYTVVVTNNGNVNATDVIFTDNLQSDVIFNSGSVKIDGDIYEDYDPNQGFSLGTIEPLASVTVSFTVTVIQQPTQDSVLNYAVGTFNYKVNPSGQNYSKSSISNTVYTIIIYPKLSMAKSVNKLYATLQDTLNYNVLVKNDGNTTISNLAFADTLSNGAIFKAGTVTIDGISYPDYDPIAGFNLPNNLIAGNTSLVQFNAIVNSVPTPPQVTNYAASNGVYKVDPQGGNYPISATSNTVTTNINVGSLSNTKSVDKLYAKVNDTITYTSTIINTGNVNATSLRFTDLLQSELSYVLGTVRINNVLYPALDPTIGFDLSDLAPNQTVTVTFDAKINSLPVPAYITNTSQIQFSYKIDPSGTLSTKTQLSNLVTTNVVLGKLNVVKTVDKAIATIGDILNYTITLTNVGNVIDNEVLFQDTPSTGAQFKTGSVIVNGESKPSYDPTVGFSIGDIGIGNVVIVQFSATVTSVPPSNKVTNQAVIPFKYLVDPKQPPYSDTAYSNTVTTNIAYGNLNVTKSVNKKYATIGEKLTYTITIENVGNINATDVVFVDYTPHNSIFVLGTVTVNGVPHPDYNPSAGFNLNTMVPGQIITVVYQVQVIDLC, from the coding sequence GTGTCGTTAACACCTAGATTTACAGCTATAGATAAAGCTGTATTAGTAGCTACAGGAAATAGCTTTGTGGTGTGCGGAAGCACTACGGCTACAGGAGCAAATACATCTGATATGATAAAACCGGATGGAAGTACAACAAGAGATTGGTCAGAAGCTGGAAGTACAGCCAATTTAAATATATTATCAAATAGTACAATATTATATGCAGAACTTTTATGGTATTCAACTGTAAAAAGTAATGTACAAGGGGCACAAGATCTTAGAAGTATACAAGACAACCCAATAAATTTTATAACTCCAAAAGGAAGCTATCAAATTTCACCTCAATATACAGATACAAATACAGGCACATCAGGAACTATAGATAGATATAGAGCGGCAGATGTAACATCATATATACAAAATTCTTTATCAGGAAATTATACAGTATCAAATGTACCAATAAGTATTCCAGACACAGGATTAAGTAATAGTAGAGCAGGATGGACTCTTTCAGTAGTTTATAGAAATGACAGCTTACCACCTCAAAAGGTAATATACTTATCAGGGATATCAGTAGCTAAACCAGGATCTCCTTTACAAACAACTATTTCAGGATTTACAACAAGCGCAGATATTTCAAAGCTTAAAGGAAGTGCATTTATATCGTGTGCAAATGGCGAACCTATAAATGGTAATGACTTTTCTTACGCAGGGCCTTCTTTTGCAGAACTTAGTAATATAGGAAACTCAGTAGACAGTCCGAATCCAAATCCTGGAACGGCACCAAACAATCCAGGAAATAACTTCTTTTCAGGATTAATAAATGTAGTTAATCCATTAAATAGCAATAATGGGTTATTAAATATAAGTGGAACTAACGGAAGTAACAATCATGATGGGTTTGTTCCTACTCAAAAATTAGGGGCTAGAAATAAATGGGATATAACTAATGTAGATATAACTAAAACTTTGATACCAAATCAAACATTACTAGCAGGGCAAGTAAACTCAGCGGAGACAGGAGATGGAGTACAACTTTTAGCAGTGGGAACACAATTAAATGTAAATGCACCTAATATGATAGTAAAACTAGATGCATACGATATAGATGGAGATGGAGAGTATAATATACAAGTTGGAGAGCCATTAGTATACGCATTAAGCATAAAAAATGATGGTGCAGTAGATGCTAACAATGTTATTATATCAGCTAATTTAGATTCAAGTACTACATTTATACCAGGGTCTGTAACTGTAAACGAAGTTTCATATCCATCAGCAAATATATCTGCAGGAATAAATCTAGGAACGATACCATCTAAAGGGGTTAAAAATGTATTATTTACAGTTAGAGTGGCTTCAGTACCAACTGGAGGGTTGCTTCATCAAAATGTAAATTATAATTATCAATTTATATCAGGAATGGATAATATAACAAATTATGCAACTACAAATACTATAGAAGTAATTGTTCAAGATGGATTATTGTCAATTTCAAAATCTTCATCAAAATCAACGGCAGTTGTTGGAGATAATATAACTTATACAGTTGATATAAAAAATATTGGAACAGAAATAGCTAAAGACTTATTTTTCCAAGATAAAATAGATTTAAATTGTTCATTTGTAGATGGAAGTGTAATTATTGATGGAACGGAATACACAGAGTATAATCCTGTAAATGGAATAGTACTTCCAAATTTACCTGTAGGAGTATCTACAAAAATAGTTTTCCAATGTAAGGTAAACTCACTACCAGCTTCGACTAAGGTATATAATAACTCATGTATTTCATTTGGATATATATTTAATCAGTATGGATATTTAAGAGAAAAAACTATATTTAGTAATACTACATCTACAACAATTCAGTATGTTGAAGTAATAGGAGAAAGATGTAATAATAATAATTATCCAAAAGTAGGAGATACGGTAACTTATACATTGAGCTTGACTAATACAGGTAATATAAATGCAAATAATGTTCAAGTACTAGAACCAACAATACCAGGTGCAAGCTTTGTAAATGGAAGTGTTAAAATAAATGGAGAAATAGAGCCAACACTAAATCCATTTAATGGATTTGATTTGCCTGATCCAATTCAACCTAAAGAAACAACTGAGGTGGAATATAAAGTTTTAATAAATGAACTTAATCCAGCCAATTTAATAGAAAATATAGCTCAAGTTCCATTTAAATATCAAATATCTACTGAAAGTGGAGTTATACAATCAGAGAAAGATTCTAATAAAGTAGATACAATTGCAAATTATACATGTATGAATATTGTAGAGAGTGTTGACAAGGATTATGCAACTGTAAATGATATTTTATACTACAAAGTTGAGATAACTAACAATGGCAACATAAGTTCTACAAATACAGTATTTTTATCTAGTATACAATCAGAAACTTCATTTATTGCAGGCTCAGTTAGTATAAATGGAATATCTTATCCTGCATACAATCCTAACCAAGGATTTACATTAGGAACTATTTGTGCAGGCGAAACTGTAGAAGTTTTATATCAAGTAAGAGTAAACTCAGTACCTAATCCAAATATAGTTTATAATCAATCAGATTTAGTATATAGTTATCAACCAGACCCTAATGGAAGTATATTAACAAACACAATTTATAGCAATATTGTTCAAACGATAATAAATAAAGCAGCATATACAGTTACAAAATCTGTAGATAAGGCATATGCACAACCTGGAGATTATTTAGTTTATACAACAGTAATTCAAAATACAGGAAATGTAAATTTAACAAATATTAAATTCGTGGATTATTTAGGAGTATATTTATCTTTTTACGAAGGAAGTTTATATGTTAACGGAATAAATTATCCAAATTATAATCCAAATACACAATTTCCAATAGATAACTTACATCCTGGTGATACTGCGACAATAGTATTTGGAGCAACAATAGTTGGAAACACTCCTGTTGGATATATACCAAACACTTCAGAAGTTACACTTAGCTATAAAGAGACTCCATATAGCCCAATCGTAAGTAAAACTGTATATTCTAATACTGTAAAAACTTATGATCCATATGCTCAAATAGACATTGTAAAAAGCGTAGATAAATCATATGCAGGAGTAGGTGAAAATCTAACTTATTCATTTACAGTTGAGAATAATGGAAGCGCAAGTGCAAATAATGTTATTTTCTCAGATATACTTCAATCTGAAATATCTTTTGTTTTAGGATCTGTTTATGTAAATGGGGTAAGTAAACCAAATTATAACCCTCAAACTGGATTCAACTTAGGGACTATTAATATAGGCCAGGTTGTAAATGTTGAATTTAAAGTTAAAGTAGACAGTTTGCCAAATCCTAATATTATTAAAAATAGTGCAACAGCATCGTATAGTTACTATATAGACCCTAATCAACAGCCAATATCAAAAACATCAACAAGTAACACAGTAACTACTGTAATAAATTCATATTCGGCAACCTTAACTAAATTAGTAAATAAATCATATGCAGTTGTAGGGGATGTACTTGATTATGAAGTTGTAGCAAGCAATACAGGAACAATACCACTAACAAATGTAACTTTCAAAGATTTAATTCCAAATGGAGCAACATTTGTAGATGGATCTGTATTTATAGATGGAATTAGTAAACCAAGTGCAAATCCTAATAATGGATTTACAATAAGCGATATTTTACCTGGAGGAAATGTTGTCGTAATGTTTAAAGCAACGGTATCTAGTGTTCCTAATCCTCCTCAAATTAACAACAGTGCAAGTATTAATTTTAAATATCAATTAAGTCCAACGAGTCCATACATTGATGGAACTTTAACTAGTAACACAACAACTACAAATATAAGAAATATAAATGTAAGTAATACAAAGAGCGTAGATAAAACTTATGCAACTGTAGGAGATAAATTAACTTATACTTCTGTAATAACTAATGATAGTAATATAAATATAACAGACACTATATTTACAGATTTAGTACCAAACAATACAACATTTGTAAGTGGTTCTGTTAAAATTGGATCTACAGCATATCCAGATTATGATCCTAATGTAGGATTTACATTAGATACTATAACACCAGGATCATCAGTTACTGTAAAATTTGATGTTACGGTTGAATCTGTTCCGAACAATGGATATGTAACTAACACATCAAACATTAACTATTCATATAAGATAGACCCAAATGGAAGCAGTATAATAAGCAACACAACTAGTAATTCTGTAACAACGTATATAAGATTAGGAAATTTAACGGTTACAAAGGCAGCAGATAGAACTGTGGTTAGATTAAACAATATAATAACTTATAGCTTTGTTATATATAACACAGGAAATACTATATTAAAGAACTTAATGTTTACGGATATGATTCAAGAAGAGTCTGTATTTAATACTGGATCAGTATATGTAAATGGAGTAAATAAACCAAACTATAATCCAGAAACTGGATTTGGTTTAGATGATATAGATATAGGGCATCAAACTACTGTTAGCTTCAGTGTTACAACAGAGCAATTACCACTAGACAATAAATTGCTTAATAAAGCTAGTGTTCAATACTCTTACTATGTAGATCCTAATGGAAGTCCTACTACTAAGTCAAAAGACTCAAACACAACTACTGTTTATGTGTATGATACTATAGTATCTGCAAATAAATCTGTTGATAAGAGTATTGCAAAATTAGGAGACACTTTAAACTTTAGTATAGATATAACTAATGATGGAAATGTGCCTGCTGAATTTGTAGAATTTATAGATAGCTTAGACACACATTTAAAATTTGTAAAAGACTCAGTATATGTAAATGGGCAACAAAAAATAGGATATGATCCAAATAATGGTTTCTCACTAGCTGATATAGAACCTAATACAACAACTACAGTAACTTTTAAAGCTACTATAGATAGTAGACCTTTAGATAATACAATTTATAACTTTGCTACTATAAATTACAAATATACAGTAGGAACTGAGTTAGTAAACGCAACAATAAATACAAACACAACAATGACGTTTGTTGCAGTTGGAGAATTAACACTTACAAAATCAGTAAATACAAATTATGCTACAGTTGGAGATAATTTAAGCTATTCAGTAATTATAAAAAATACTGGATCAGTTAATGCAACTAATTTAACATTTACAGATTTAATGCCAAATGCAACTTCATTTAACAATGGAACAGTGGTAGTAGATGGAACACCTAAGCCAACGTTCAATCCTGTTGATGGATTTGCATTAAGTGATTTAACACCAAATCAATATCATGTAGTATCATTTAGTATTCATGTAGATTCATTACCTCAAAGCGGAAAAGTAGAAAATACTGCAGATGTAGAATTCACTTATAAATTAACACCAACTGATAATCCAGTTACAATAACATCTACATCTAATAAAGTTACTACTTTTATCAATTTAGGGTTATTAAATCTTACAAAATCAGTAGATAAGATGTATGCAACTATAAATGATATATTAACGTATACAATAAATATAATAAATCAAGGAAATGCAACTTGTTCAAATATTATATTTAAAGATTTAGTTCAAATAGATGCAAGTTTTGTAAGTGGATCTGTTTATGTAAATGGAGAAAATAAACCAAATTATGATCCTAATGCAGGATTTAGCTTAACTGATATAACAGGATATGGAAATGCAACAGTTAGTTTCAAGGTTAAAGTAAATAGTATACCTCCAGGAGATTATACTTTATACAATACTGCTACAACAAATTATAGTTATAAGATAGACCCAGATAAGACTCCAGTATCAAAACAATCAACAAGTAATACAGTAAGTACTGTTATAAATGTAGGTTCATTAACTGCAACAAAATCAACTAGCAAATCATACGCAACAATTGGAGATGTATTAACATATACAGTTAATATATTAAACAATGGGAATGTTTTAGCTAAGAATGTAAACTTTAGAGACGTTATCCCAACAGGATTAACTTTTGTTACAGATTCTGTAACTATAAATGGAGTATCAAAGCCTGGATTTAATCCATATTCAAGCTTTACTTTAGGAGATATAATATCAGGAGATACGGTTGTAGTTAAATTTGATGCAACTGTAAGCTCATTGCCTACACCTTCATTAATCAGCAATATGGCTAATTTAACATTTGCATATAAAATAGACCCTAATGGAAGCGATGTATATGGGCAAACAAACTCTAATAAAGCAGATACTCAAATAAATTTAGGTTCACTAAATCTGACTAAGACTGTAAATAAAAATTATGCTACAACAGGAGATACAATAATATATACAGTAGTTGTAACTAATAATGGGAATGTAAATGCAACTGATGTAATTTTCACAGATAATTTACAATCAGATGTGATATTCAATTCAGGTTCAGTTAAAATAGATGGTGATATTTATGAAGATTATGATCCAAACCAAGGATTTAGTTTAGGAACTATAGAGCCTTTAGCTAGCGTAACTGTTTCATTTACAGTTACTGTAATACAGCAGCCAACACAAGACTCAGTATTAAACTATGCAGTAGGAACATTTAATTATAAAGTTAATCCTAGTGGTCAAAATTATAGTAAATCATCAATATCAAACACAGTTTACACTATTATAATTTATCCTAAGTTAAGCATGGCTAAGTCTGTAAATAAATTATATGCAACTTTACAAGATACGTTAAATTACAATGTATTAGTTAAAAATGATGGAAATACAACTATATCTAACTTAGCATTTGCAGATACATTGTCAAATGGAGCTATATTTAAGGCGGGAACAGTAACAATCGATGGTATTAGTTACCCTGATTATGACCCGATAGCAGGATTTAACTTACCAAATAATCTTATAGCAGGAAACACATCTTTAGTACAATTTAATGCAATTGTAAACTCTGTACCAACACCACCTCAAGTAACAAACTATGCTGCTTCAAATGGTGTGTACAAAGTAGATCCACAAGGTGGAAACTATCCTATATCAGCAACATCTAATACAGTAACAACTAATATTAATGTTGGGAGTTTATCTAATACAAAATCAGTAGATAAGTTATATGCAAAAGTAAATGATACGATAACTTATACTTCAACTATAATTAATACAGGAAATGTAAATGCAACTAGTTTAAGATTTACTGATTTATTACAATCAGAATTAAGTTATGTATTAGGAACTGTAAGAATAAACAATGTATTATATCCAGCATTAGACCCGACTATAGGTTTTGATTTATCAGATTTAGCACCTAATCAAACAGTAACAGTAACATTTGATGCGAAGATAAACTCTTTACCAGTGCCGGCTTATATAACAAATACTTCTCAAATTCAATTTAGTTATAAAATAGATCCTAGCGGAACTTTATCAACAAAAACTCAATTAAGTAACTTAGTAACAACTAATGTAGTTTTAGGAAAACTTAATGTAGTTAAAACTGTAGATAAAGCAATAGCTACAATAGGAGATATATTAAACTACACTATAACTCTTACAAATGTAGGAAATGTTATAGATAATGAGGTATTATTCCAAGATACTCCATCTACGGGGGCTCAATTTAAAACAGGTTCTGTAATTGTAAATGGAGAAAGTAAACCAAGTTATGATCCTACAGTTGGATTCAGTATAGGTGATATAGGAATAGGAAATGTTGTAATAGTTCAATTTAGTGCAACTGTGACTTCAGTTCCACCTTCTAATAAGGTAACTAACCAGGCTGTTATACCATTTAAATATTTAGTAGATCCAAAACAGCCTCCATATAGTGATACAGCTTACTCAAATACAGTAACTACTAATATCGCTTATGGTAATTTAAATGTAACTAAGTCTGTAAATAAAAAATATGCTACTATAGGCGAAAAATTAACTTATACAATCACAATTGAAAATGTAGGAAATATAAATGCTACTGATGTAGTATTTGTAGACTATACTCCTCATAATTCTATATTTGTATTAGGAACTGTAACTGTAAATGGTGTTCCTCATCCAGATTACAACCCATCAGCAGGATTTAATTTAAACACTATGGTTCCTGGTCAAATTATAACTGTTGTATATCAAGTTCAAGTCATAGATTTATGCTAA
- a CDS encoding TIGR04076 family protein, with amino-acid sequence MESKKYSDIKITILKKLKVNDIFVEYAKENMPLVCAKGEVGDEFISKNCEMPERFCKGAWTGLKSKVEFLASGNNSPYVKQEGVAIHSCNDGLHPVIYKLERI; translated from the coding sequence ATGGAATCAAAAAAGTATTCAGATATTAAAATAACTATATTAAAAAAATTAAAGGTGAATGATATTTTTGTAGAATATGCAAAAGAAAATATGCCATTAGTTTGCGCTAAGGGTGAAGTTGGAGATGAATTTATATCAAAAAATTGCGAAATGCCAGAGCGATTTTGCAAAGGGGCATGGACAGGATTAAAAAGTAAAGTTGAATTTTTAGCATCAGGGAATAATAGCCCTTATGTAAAACAAGAGGGCGTTGCAATACATTCTTGTAATGATGGGTTACACCCTGTTATATATAAATTAGAAAGAATATAA
- a CDS encoding amino acid permease, which translates to MSNENQDLKRGLKARHLNMIALGGSIGTGIFLAMGDTLHQAGPGGALLAYGLIGIMVYFLITSLGEMATYMPISGSFSSYATKFIDPALGFALGWNYWYNWAITIAAEMVAGSLIMKYWFPDVPGFYWSIFFLAIIVGLNFLSAKAYGESEYWFAGIKVVTVIIFLIIGVLMILGVMGSDEIGFHNYFIADGPFHGGIKSVFAIFLVAGFSFQGTELIGVAAGESEQPEKTIPKAIKSIFWRILIFYLGTIIVLGAIIPFTQAGVSESPFTMVFEKAGIAGAASLMNAVILTSVLSAGNSGMYASTRMLHSMAKEGLAPKVFAKTNKRGVPVNALILTTLVASACFLTGIFAESTVYVWLVAASGLAGFIAWVGIAVCHYRFRKAYIHQGHSLKELKFKAKWYPFGPILALIMCLIIILGQGYSCITPNGVDWHSLIASYIGIPLFIALYVGYKIKHKTKVVSLDEVDLTFDENISSSSIDSQISELN; encoded by the coding sequence ATGAGTAATGAAAATCAAGATTTAAAAAGAGGGTTAAAAGCTAGACATCTTAACATGATTGCTCTAGGAGGATCGATCGGTACAGGTATATTCCTTGCGATGGGTGATACTCTTCACCAAGCAGGTCCTGGTGGTGCATTACTTGCATATGGGTTAATAGGAATAATGGTTTATTTCTTAATAACTAGTTTAGGTGAGATGGCAACATATATGCCTATATCTGGATCTTTTAGCTCTTATGCTACAAAGTTTATTGATCCAGCACTTGGTTTTGCTCTTGGATGGAACTATTGGTATAACTGGGCAATAACTATAGCAGCTGAAATGGTTGCAGGATCATTAATTATGAAATATTGGTTCCCTGATGTACCTGGATTTTATTGGAGTATATTTTTCTTAGCTATAATTGTAGGTTTAAACTTTTTATCAGCAAAAGCATATGGCGAATCTGAGTATTGGTTTGCAGGAATTAAAGTTGTAACTGTAATAATATTTTTAATAATAGGTGTTTTAATGATACTTGGTGTAATGGGTTCTGATGAGATAGGATTTCATAATTACTTTATAGCAGATGGACCATTTCATGGTGGTATAAAATCTGTATTTGCTATATTTTTAGTTGCAGGTTTCTCATTCCAAGGTACAGAACTTATAGGAGTTGCAGCCGGAGAAAGTGAGCAACCTGAAAAAACTATACCAAAAGCTATAAAATCAATTTTTTGGAGAATATTAATATTTTATCTAGGAACTATAATTGTTTTAGGTGCTATTATACCTTTTACTCAGGCTGGTGTTTCTGAAAGTCCATTTACTATGGTTTTTGAAAAAGCAGGAATAGCTGGTGCTGCTTCACTTATGAATGCAGTAATACTTACATCTGTTTTATCTGCAGGTAATTCAGGTATGTATGCATCAACTAGAATGCTTCATTCAATGGCTAAAGAAGGACTTGCACCTAAAGTTTTTGCAAAAACTAATAAAAGAGGTGTTCCTGTAAATGCATTAATATTAACTACATTAGTAGCTTCTGCATGTTTCTTAACTGGTATATTTGCAGAAAGTACAGTTTATGTTTGGTTAGTTGCTGCATCTGGACTTGCTGGATTTATAGCATGGGTTGGTATAGCAGTTTGTCACTATAGATTTAGAAAAGCATATATCCATCAAGGTCATAGTTTAAAAGAATTAAAGTTTAAAGCTAAATGGTATCCATTCGGACCTATATTAGCACTTATAATGTGTTTGATAATAATATTAGGCCAAGGATACTCTTGTATAACTCCAAATGGAGTTGACTGGCATAGTTTAATAGCTTCTTATATAGGTATACCTTTATTCATAGCTTTATATGTTGGATATAAAATTAAACATAAAACTAAAGTTGTATCTTTGGATGAAGTTGATTTAACTTTTGATGAAAATATAAGCAGTAGTTCAATAGATAGTCAAATAAGTGAATTAAATTAA
- a CDS encoding spore coat protein, with product MLNLTAKEKMLLEDEKSHEQLCVQKYQEYAQKASDPQLKSLFNELSQHEQQHLTSINQILSGTVPNINQGQGQSQGNQNSNMQSSNTMPNMNLQSSQMNAYNEQDKMLCQDSLSTEKYVSSTYNTAIFEFADKNIRQVLNHIQKEEQEHGEKIYNYMSQHNMYN from the coding sequence ATGTTAAATTTAACTGCTAAAGAAAAAATGTTATTAGAAGACGAAAAAAGCCATGAGCAATTATGTGTTCAAAAATATCAAGAATATGCTCAAAAAGCTTCAGACCCACAACTAAAAAGCTTATTTAATGAACTTTCTCAACATGAACAACAACACTTAACTTCAATAAATCAAATTTTAAGTGGTACTGTTCCTAATATTAATCAAGGTCAAGGTCAAAGCCAAGGGAACCAAAACTCAAATATGCAAAGTTCAAATACTATGCCTAACATGAATTTACAATCATCACAAATGAATGCTTATAATGAACAAGATAAAATGTTATGCCAAGACTCACTTAGTACTGAAAAATATGTATCATCTACATATAATACAGCTATTTTTGAGTTTGCAGATAAAAACATACGCCAAGTTTTAAATCATATTCAAAAAGAAGAACAAGAACACGGAGAAAAAATTTACAATTACATGAGTCAACATAATATGTATAACTAG